The sequence below is a genomic window from Deltaproteobacteria bacterium.
GGGTTTGTATCTGACCTCGGTGAAAGAAGAATCCTACGCCGCAGCGCTATGCCGCGCCTATAATAATTGGCTGTACGATTACTGTGGCGAAGACAGAAAAAGACTGATGGGCGTCGCCGCCCTCCCCGTGCAAGACGTCAACCTCGCCATCGCCGAAGCCAAGCGGTGCGTCAAAGAACTCGGCTTCAAAGGCGTCTTCATCCGCCCCAACCCCGTCAAAGGGCGCAGCATCGACGATCCGTACTACGATCCGCTTTACAAGGCCGTGGTCGAGCTCGGGGTCCCCTTATTAATTCACGAGGGCTCCGGCGCTTTTCTGCCCACGGCCGGCGCCGACCGATTCGTCGGCCAATGGTTTTTCACCCACACGATCTCCCATCCATTGGAGCAGATGCTCGCGAGCCTAAGCATGATCTGCCGTGGCGCTTTGGAGCGCCATCCGGAACTCCAGTGCGTATTTTTAGAATCCGGCGCCGGCTGGCTGCCCTACTGGCTCTGGCGCATGGACGAGCACTACGAGATCCTGCCGTTCCAAGTGCCATGGTTGAAGATGAAACCGAGCGAATATTTTCGCCGCCAATGCTTCGTCTCCTTTGAAGCCGACGAAACCCGGCTCGGCGAAGTGATCTCATCCATCGGTGCGGACCGCGTGGTTTTCGCCTCGGATTATCCGCACTGGGATGCGACGTTTCCAGGAGTGACAGATATGATTTTGAA
It includes:
- a CDS encoding amidohydrolase; its protein translation is MADNSIRIVDIDGHVREADDLFEKYLEAPYRDRAPKIEKVANGQLLFKLEGNMHHRRPDESPFRIKTDGTPVNEGRHLATNPKQRLQAMDRDRIERGLLFPSAGLYLTSVKEESYAAALCRAYNNWLYDYCGEDRKRLMGVAALPVQDVNLAIAEAKRCVKELGFKGVFIRPNPVKGRSIDDPYYDPLYKAVVELGVPLLIHEGSGAFLPTAGADRFVGQWFFTHTISHPLEQMLASLSMICRGALERHPELQCVFLESGAGWLPYWLWRMDEHYEILPFQVPWLKMKPSEYFRRQCFVSFEADETRLGEVISSIGADRVVFASDYPHWDATFPGVTDMILNRADLSGDTKRKIMGENSAKLLKLN